Part of the Sodalinema gerasimenkoae IPPAS B-353 genome is shown below.
ATTTTATCTCGCAAACTTGGCTAAGGTTCCGCCCCGGTTGTTTCCCTGCACCGGGGCTTTTTGTTCAGGTCCAGCAAGGTTCAACAATCAGAATTGTGATGTCCCGCGCAATCACCTGAACTCGGGTTCCGGGTTCTAGGATCAGATCCCGATGCTGACATTGCGCTTTCCACCAGGTGGCGCGGTAGTACACCCGTCCTGGACAATGGTAGGCAATCCGTTTCGAGACGGTGGCTTCCCCGAGTCGCCCCAAAATGGGATCATGGGGGGGTTGAGGAAGTTGGG
Proteins encoded:
- a CDS encoding NfeD family protein, encoding MFSFHQRLMASTPQLPQPPHDPILGRLGEATVSKRIAYHCPGRVYYRATWWKAQCQHRDLILEPGTRVQVIARDITILIVEPCWT